One Aegilops tauschii subsp. strangulata cultivar AL8/78 chromosome 2, Aet v6.0, whole genome shotgun sequence genomic window, GAGACGCCGGGCCTCCATCATTGCCAGATCCAAAGAAGCATCATCACCAACGAGGCTGTGAGTCGATAAACAGACCCACTGCAAGCAGGGAGGCACATGTCGCTGTGGCACGTCGATCGGGGATGTTCTCGTGGTACCTTGGACGCAGACCCGCTGCATTCCATCGACGAGGTTAGGGAAGAACGATAAATCCACCATCTGACCAACCTCCTCGCTCCAAAGCATCATTGTTGCCCtagccgccaacgccgctgcgaATAGCGTCAAACGCCAGCGACACACCGAGTGACTAATCTCACAAGATCTGAAGAACGGCGAGAGGACCAAGCCACCTGCTTCATGCCGCTGCTGTTTAGAGCACCACCAAGATGGGGGAGAAGCAGGGGCACCTTATTCCGACGTGGCGCCCGCGACTGATGCGATGCGCCTGAAGAAACTAGCCCAATCCTAACTACTCACCAAGGTCAAAACGCCGAGGTCCccagcccccgccgccgccatAACGACGGACGGAGGAGGCAGGGACCAGCGGTCTCGCTGACGAAGGTAGGGGGCAAAGTGTGGGTTGCCGCCGCCTGTAGAGAGAGACCGTACGTTGGCTTTGGGCGTTTAGGCCATCTGTGTTTGTAATCTCTCGTGGTTATACCACCtacatacaccatgaagaatcaCTCTACCTCTGGAAAAAGAGATGGAAAGCACATAGAAGCTCTCAGTCAATTGATCGAGTCACGTTTGATTTAGAATAATTGTTTTCAATGTTTTTCCCAAGAGCTGGAATTGGGTAAGTTTTTATTTTGGGTTTAGTAGCTAGCTTTGTAAATATTTTATAttaatgaaaatgaaaatcaCCGTAGAACAATTTGTTATACGGTTCTCGGTTAAAAAAGAAGAAGATGGAATAAAAATACACACTTTAAaggaagaggtgggggagggggcaTATATTGTACAAGAGGAAAACGACATAAGCCAAGATTGGAAACTAGCTTTAGACGTGTGATCAAGCACCGAAATGGAAAACACTACCCTGTCCAGCGATCGCCAAATACAGGCTCGCAGGGAAAAAAGTGGTGCAATTATTTTGCTCTGACTGAAATTGGCAATAGGGTCGGCGCCCCAATTCACGAGCTTGATGTGAGGAATGCAGCGTATCATACCCAGCGCCTCCCTCATCGAAATTGAGCAAGGGCAACCTGTCCTAAAGATTACCAAAGAAAGAAAGTGATACACGTAGTCAGTTTAAAGAAATTCCAGTTTTATTAGACATTGAAATGATAGTGATAGCTGGACGAATAAAGTTTAACTTCAGTCCAATTCTGGAGTCTCGTAGCTTTCATTGGTTTAATTAGCTCCGATCTTAGTAAATTTGAGGCTTTCCGTCAGGTTTAATTAGCACCCACACTTTGACGCAACGTCGGCATTACCTAGCCAGCCTGCACTGCACCACTCCTCAGTCTCCTCTGCTCTCCGCTGTCGGCGCCGCCTCCGCTCGTCGCCGTCTGTTCGTGCTGCCCTGTGACAGGTTAGTCCGCATAACCGGCCATCTCCTATGCGATGCACGCCAGGTTAGTTCGAAGCTAATTCCCTGGCTCGGGCAGGCTTTGCTGCATGCATGGCTTCCAAGCCGACGCCTTGAGAGATTTGTGTGACCGGAGTTAATCAGTAGGCGAATCGGTCCGGGGCTTTGCGAGACCACCAGTGCAGGCGGTGCAACGATCGGTTAGTTCGTTGGGTAGGTGTATGATCTCAGCTAGATTAATTCTGCTGGAACAGTGAAGACTATTACTCCGATATCACTACTTCCCTTGATAGTCGGATTGGCACAATTAATATAGGTTCGTCCCTTGCTAGTTGCTACTACTTGCTTTGCCAGTTTACTCACGTCGTGTTCTCTAAAATCAAATCTGGCCGGTGATGGGTAGATCAATTTGGGTGGAACCTTGGAATTAGCTTCGCCCTCCACCAAGCCCTCGGGTCAGGCTCAGGCCTGCGCCACCTCCACACACCTCTGCCTCCACCGCAATCTTCCCCTTCAATTTACCATTGCCTACTTCCTTACTTCACTCTCGGAACTGGATTAGGAGACGGGCGTTGCTCGCCCGAGTTGTTCCTGCATGCACCCTCGGATCTGGATGTCTGGATGGTGAGGAGTGAGGACGGAGGGATAGGAAGGGCAAGTTCATGGGATGGGAGCAGAACGCTGTTTAGTTAACCGTCGCCTACACAATTTGCATCTTGGTAAATCGATCGATGCATGCTTTAAACGGCGACTCTGTACAGGTTTTCAAATTATCGGAGAACCTGCAAATTAACACTCGTCAATTGGGGATTAGTACGGGGACGGGGAGTAGTTCTTATTTAGGTCGAGACTCGTACCAATGTTTGGTTTTTGAGTTACATTAAACATCTCTGCATTGGACAAAGTAGCTAGTTTCTTCTGTCGATCTGCACCTCCTAGCTAGTTCCTACCAATGTTTCCTCCTGTTATGTTAATTAACACATCTCCACTGTCAGTACCAGCGACCAAGACATGCAGCTCTACATCGTGGTCACCAGGCTGGCCTGCATCGCCTTCTCCACTGCCGCGTTTGTGCTCGCCATGGCTGCGCCGGTCAGCCGCCAGTTCTGGTTTGTCGTGTCAGTACAAGCTAATCTCGTCCCGTCCTCGCATGTATCATCAGTATATCATGTACATTACCTAGGCTATATCTGACATATGCAGGCATgcaaactgaagggcagtatgCTGACGCTAATGAGTTGGACCTCGATGCGGATCGTGTACCAGGCCATTTGCTTCTACTTTGGAGCACTCAACCTTGATTGCATTGCCCCCATCTTATTCAATGACTCGGTACGCTCGTATCTATTCCACTCTACCGTTTCTACTGCGTACTCCGTACTGAACATCCTTGGTGACTTCATGCAAGCGCGGATGTGGTTGTTTATGTTACAGCTGGTGATGCTCCTCGCATATGGCGCGAGCTGTGCTGGAACTGCATCTGTTTTCTTCCTGCATCACTTTCTGCACTGTCAGCGTCTGCCGTTGAtgacctgcccgatgtacttcgcTTCCTCGGTGCTAGGCCTCGTTGCCGTCTTGTTCAACGCCGCCACTACGCTTCGGTTGCTTTGGGCAAGGTGTTCTCGCCACCACGAGGACTAGGTTTCACACACTTGCAGTCTCTATCCACCATCCACGTATGCGTATGCCAGTAGTGGTTACCCTAATTAATTACGTGTGGTGCGTATATATAGCATCTGTTCTTCCCAGTGTGACCGACTGTATCTCTTTGCAAAGACTGCTTCATGATTCATGTATTATCACCCCTTTGTACTATGTGGTACATCTTCATCTCAATTTTTTTTTATAAGGAGAATATATTAATATGGTGAAGATACCAATTACACCCAGGCTCTGCACTAACAAGATGTCCAAAAACATTAAGGATGCACACAattaagaaaaaaatgaaaaagagAGAAAGAGAAAGGGTCCGTCTAAGTCTTAGTCGACTGAGACTTCGTCGGCTGACGTCACCTAAAGTATATTAGGCCCGTTTCTTGGCTTGGCGTCTGATAAGCTGTATCTGCACGACTTCTGGGATtttcttgtttgtttgtttgtttatTTCTGCTGGGCTTCTTTCATTGTTTGTGTCTTTGGGCTGGGACGTTCCCTCGTGTTTCTTTTACACAAGGAAAAATGTGTTGAACAAAAGAATACAGGTCCAGGGGCGATTCCTATATGACCTGCGCGAGCGTCAAGCCGTCGCCGCTTCGCTGAAGCAAAGAAACCGATAGACATAATATGGGCCAGCCCACTTGGAGCGAGGAACTGGTTTTGTGAAACTTTCAGAAGGTTTCCTGAACCGggttttttctgttttgttttctttcatggGGTTTTTCGGTTTTCTTCATTACTTTTAGTAatcattttcttttttctttttttcttcttatttatcctctttcttttctttttttctactttttgtgtttctttttttctttttctttttttgttttccataAATTCGAAATATCCAAAATATGTTCAGATTTTTAGAAATTCGTTTgaattttcagaaaatgttatTTGAAATTCCAAattttgttcatgttttcaaattttgttcacgtTTCAAAAATAGTTTTGAATTCCAAATTTTTGTTCACCGTATTGAAGAACAATGTTCACCATACATTGGGAAAATGTTCAGtgtgtataaaaaaatgttcatcatgtataGAAATTTTGTTTAGCATGCATTCAAAAGGAGTTCATcgtatttcaaaaaatgttctatGTGTATTTGAATATTGTTCACCATACATTGAAAAAATGTTcagtgtgtataaaaaatgttcatcgtgtAGAGAAATTCTGTTCAGCATGCATTCAAAAAAAAGTTCAGCGTATTTAAAAAAATATGTCCAGTGTGTATTTGAATAATGTTCACCCTATACTAagaaaatgttcaatgtgtattcTAAATTCGCTTTCTAAAAATTGttcaaagtacaaaaatatatatTCAGATTTTGAATTTCGTTCAATTTTGAAAAACATAGTTCATGTTTAAAATAAAAAGAATATTCGAAATTTGCGTACGATTTTCGAAAATTTGTTCGCATATTTAAGATTTTCATTTTTTCAAGAATTAATGGAAAATGTTGAAAGACCCCGGATCTACCATTTGGGTACTTAAAAACAAACGCCGTATTTAGGATGTACACAATTAGTATCCCAGCTGGCCAGCTTCGTTAGCATGCAGCGCTAGGTCTGGAATTCGAGTCCCATTGCGTTCGTTTTTGTTTTTGAATTACCGCGTTTGCTCGAGGCTTcgtttgggccggcccattcgtgTGTCAGCTTTAGCGAAACCACGTCAGAGGCTTCGTTTGGGCCGACCCATTCGCGCGTCAGCTTTAGCGAAACCACCTCCTTTTgacgtgcgttgccacgggcttttTAATTTGTTTTCCCAATTGAACCTATGAATATGACGCATATTTGTCTCTCCCTTCCCCACTCTGTCTACCACTTTCCATCTCGCTCCCTCCCCTTCTATCtcccacccctctctctctctctctctctttcaagccccctcctccctctctctctccccctctctccatctctctccctctccctctcgctctcAAGCCCTCTCTCACTCCCTCCatccctctctctttctctctctctcacacacacacacacaaacaaacacacacacacacacacactccgcctctccctctcccatgACACAAAATTTAATTTTGGCACAGCTTAACTTTTGCTAAGCGTTAACATTCGGTGGCTAAAGTATATCCTAGAAGTTTAAACATTAAAGTGAAACCGTAATCTTTACATGAGATAAGACAACTTTTCAAACTTCATCCTCACTCATTTACTCCAACAATTCGGagcaaacaacaacaaaaatgacATAACATGGTAAAAAAATCCGTTGCTAGACTTGACAGGGGTACCATGGCATTCTGATACATTTTCTTGCACTTGCATATGAGCTTAATAGCCCTCCTCTACGGGGGAGAGGGCttttggaggccgagctccaCGGAGCTCGTTTTCAAAATACAAATTTCAACTTcataaaaaatttgaatttttttgtatACACTTTCACACATGTGTATTGcgtattgctacctcttgagcttgcgttggtttttcccttgaagaggaaagggtgatgcagcaaagtagagtaagtatttccctcggcttttgagaaccaaggtatcaatctagtaggagatgatgatcaagtcac contains:
- the LOC120974507 gene encoding uncharacterized protein; translated protein: MQLYIVVTRLACIAFSTAAFVLAMAAPACKLKGSMLTLMSWTSMRIVYQAICFYFGALNLDCIAPILFNDSLVMLLAYGASCAGTASVFFLHHFLHCQRLPLMTCPMYFASSVLGLVAVLFNAATTLRLLWARCSRHHED